From Cannabis sativa cultivar Pink pepper isolate KNU-18-1 chromosome 8, ASM2916894v1, whole genome shotgun sequence, a single genomic window includes:
- the LOC133030385 gene encoding uncharacterized protein LOC133030385, translating to MAENFDDDGVAQQIVNPIILADDRARAIREYAAPMFNELNPGIVRPEIQAPQFELKPTIASNNYQWSNTRVLTSRKVAGVLEVDAITALTAQMASMTNVLKNLSIGNAKNIQPAAAIQSDDVSCVFCGEGHAFEKCLSNSESVCYMGNQNFNRNNGAFSNSYNQSWKNHPTLSWGGQGASSSTTPAQGRQAYPPGFSQQPRHPQHAQNSQPSSLESLMRDYMAKNDAVIQSQAASLRNLELQLGHLANELKARPQGSLPSDTENPRRDGKEQCKSIHLRSEIADTAPLDTASGQQSDSQQSAPVCTKPPIPFPQRFRKQQQDGQFKKFLDVLKQLHINIPLVEALEQMPNYVKFLKDILTKKRRLGEFETVALTEGCSAMLKSKIPPKLKDPGSFTIPCSIGGRDVGRALCDLGASINLMPMSIFKKLVIGEACPTTVTLQLADRSMAHPEGKIEDVLVQVDKFIFPADFIILDYEADRDVPIILGRPFLATERTLIDVQNGELTMRVNDQKVTFNVFNAKDFRMR from the exons ATGGCTGAGAATTTTGATGATGATGGGGTTGCTCAACAAATTGTTAATCCCATCATATTGGCAGATGATCGAGCAAGGGCTATAAGGGAGTATGCAGCCCCCATGTTTAATGAGCTCAATCCAGGCATTGTGAGGCCTGAAATACAAGCACCGCAGTTTGAGCTCAAGCCA accatTGCAAGTAACAACTACCAATGGTCCAACACAAGAGTTCTAACAAGTAGAAAAGTGGCGGGAGTCCTTGAGGTAGATGCAATAACGGCTTTGACAGCTCAAATGGCTTCCATGACgaatgttttgaagaatttgagTATTGGGAACGCTAAAAATATTCAACCAGCTGCTGCCATTCAAAGTGATGATGTCTCATGTGTGTTTTGTGGAGAAGGGCATGCGTTTGAGAAGTGTCTATCTAATTCGGAGTCCGTTTGTTACATGGGAAATCAGAATTTTAACAGAAACAATGGGGCATTCTCAAactcttacaatcaatcttgGAAGAATCATCCTACTTTGTCTTGGGGAGGTCAAGGAGCAAGCTCAAGCACCACACCAGCCCAAGGAAGACAAGCATATCCACCGGGTTTTTCACAACAACCGCGACATCCACAACATGCTCAAAATTCCCAACCAAGTTCTTTGGAGAGTCTAATGCGGGATTATATGgccaaaaatgatgcggtgataCAAAGTCAAGCTGCCTCTCTTCGAAACTTAGAGTTGCAACTTGGACATTTGGCCAATGAATTAAAAGCTAGGCCGCAAGGTTCTTTGCCTAGTGACACGGAAAATCCAAGGAGGGATGGGAAGGAACAATGCAAATCCATTCACTTGAGGAGTG AAATTGCCGATACTGCACCGCTTGATACAGCATCGGGTCAGCAATCTGACAGTCAGCAATCCGCACCAGTATGTACTAAACCACCCATTCcatttcctcaaagatttcGGAAACAGCAGCAAGATGGGCAATTCAAGAAGTTTTTAGATGTGTTGAAGCAGCTCCATATCAATATTCCCTTGGTGGAAGCATTGGAGCAAATGCCGAACTATGTCAAGTTCTTAAAAGACATTTTGACGAAGAAAAGGAGGTTGGGGGAGTTTGAAACTGTAGCTCTTACCGAAGGATGCAGCGCCATGTTGAAAAGTAAGATTCCACCGAAGTTGAAGGATCCGGGTAGTTTTACAATCCCTTGTTCTATTGGGGGGCGGGATGTTGGAAGAGCTTTATGTGATTTGGGTGCAAGCATCAACCTCATGCCTATGTCGATCTTTAAGAAGTTGGTTATTGGTGAAGCATGTCCTACAACTGTTACATTGCAACTTGCTGACAGGTCCATGGCCCATccggaaggaaaaatagaagatGTTCTAGTACAGGTTGACAAGTTCATTtttccagctgatttcatcATCCTAGACTATGAAGCTGATAGAGATGTGCCTATTATCTTGGGTCGACCATTCCTTGCTACCGAGAGAACTCTGATTGATGTGCAAAATGGGGAGCTCACAATGAGGGTGAATGACCAAAAAGTCACCTTTAATGTGTTCAATGCTAAAGATTTCCGGATGAGATAG